The Fusarium oxysporum Fo47 chromosome II, complete sequence genome includes a region encoding these proteins:
- a CDS encoding Protoglobin-domain-containing protein has translation MNSRPMKHIDREDLYTNLEARVQYLHSFLDFSSRDIEALITGAKYVKALIPAVVNIVYKKLLQYDITARAFTTRSTSFEGPLDEIPDENSPQILHRKMFLRAYLMKLCSDPSKMEFWEYLDKVGMMHVGLGRKHPLHIEYVHLGVCLGFIQDIMTEAILSHPRLHIQRKTALVKALNKVIWIQNDLMAKWHVKDGAEFETGDSDIEIEREGYLHGKRIIGEGSGSGTEDDASEHHQNAPSRIPHPSGMPAGGVCPFSGMGAPAEDEEK, from the exons ATGAATTCACGACCTATGAAGCACATTGATCGCGAGGATCTCTACACGAACCTCGAAGCCCGTGTTCAGTATCTTCACTCGTTCCTCGACTTCTCAAGCC GTGACATTGAAGCTCTCATCACTGGCGCAAAATACGTCAAGGCCCTCATCCCCGCCGTCGTCAACATCGTCTATAAAAAACTGCTCCAATACGATATCACAGCTCGTGCTTTCACCACCAGAAGTACTTCCTTCGAAGGCCCTCTCGATGAAATCCCCGACGAGAACAGTCCACAAATTCTGCACAGAAAGATGTTTCTGCGCGCTTACCTTATGAAACTGTGCTCAGATCCCAGCAAGATGGAGTTTTGGGAGTATCTGGACAAAGTTGG AATGATGCACGTTGGTCTCGGTCGCAAGCACCCTCTTCACATCGAATACGTCCACCTTGGTGTCTGTCTCGGCTTCATCCAGGACATCATGACCGAAGCTATCCTCTCGCACCCTCGTCTACATATTCAGCGCAAGACAGCTCTCGTCAAGGCTCTTAACAAGGTCATCTGGATCCAGAATGACCTCATGGCCAAATGGCATGTCAAGGACGGTGCCGAGTTCGAGACAGGCGACTCTGATATCGAGATTGAGCGCGAGGGCTACTTGCATGGAAAGCGCATCATTGGCGAGGGCAGTGGTTCAGGTACTGAGGACGATGCCTCAGAACATCACCAGAACGCCCCGTCAAGAATTCCGCATCCTAGTGGTATGCCCGCCGGTGGTGTGTGTCCCTTCTCGGGGATGGGTGCTCcagctgaggatgaggagaagtAA
- a CDS encoding glycosyltransferase family 20-domain-containing protein: MATTSENTGAPNLRRRESLSEIRAANPDLALSGNIISATFNTPHSFVYRKGGDWDLKSRRGQSALFDSFAYLSSDATPWNHTVVAWTGEIDAPTDDVVSSPGTPAPNTFGATSLNALSAPVPIDGNTRLPTPPPVDGLWVPREDQDRLEYRLSHNKTIRTYPVWLSDESEATSEGILLKDQARWRRYAEHDLYTLLHYKQHEPTDGRRERVQWADYYRMNQKFANKIIEIYKPGDIVIIHDYFLMLLPSMLRQRVPNMYISFFLHSPFPSSEFLRCLPRRKEVLEGVLGSNLIGFQSYSYSRHFLSCCTRILGFPSDTLGIDAYGTRVQVGVFPIGIDAAKVESHAWTDAVTAKYNALRELYRGKKIIVGRDRLDSVRGVAQKLQAFERFLEMYPEWREKVVLIQVTSPTSVEAEKEDLEDDTKVATRVNELVMRINGMYGSLGFSPVQHYPQYLSQNEYFALLRAGDIGLITSVRDGMNTTSLEYIICQKEGNAPLILSEFSGTAGSLSDAIHINPWDLSGVAEKINAALTMSEDKRQEMQSRLYRHVTEHNVQSWITKFIRKVYNVLGDSSSANSTPLLDRALLLTQYRSANKRLFMFDYDGTLTPIVREPSAAVPSERLIHTLDLLASDPKNAVWIISGRDQEFLKQHLGNNRRLGFSAEHGSFMKHPGSDEWENLAEKFDMGWQAEVMEVFQKYTDRVQGSFIERKRCALTWHYRLADPEQGIHMSRECHKELESTVGAKWDVEVMPGKANIEVRPTFINKGEIAKRLITMYHTPGAESEDKSGHLEFALCMGDDFTDEDMFRSLNAASGPVLDANHVFTVTVGASTKVTLAKSHLLEPEDVIECVALLAGVQDVGERLGEVNLGALSAVEGHIPNDER; this comes from the exons ATGGCAACCACCAGCGAAAACACTGGCGCGCCCAACTTGCGCCGCCGCGAGTCCTTGTCCGAGATTCGAGCTGCCAACCCTGATTTGGCTCTGAGCGGTAACATTATCTCGGCTACCTTCAACACACCGCATTCTTTCGTCTATCGAAAAGGCGGTGATTGG GACTTGAAATCTCGTCGCGGTCAATCTGCTCTCTTTGACTCCTTCGCATACCTCTCCTCCGACGCTACTCCATGGAATCATACCGTTGTCGCGTGGACCGGCGAAATCGACGCTCCAACCGATGACGTCGTTTCTTCGCCCGGCACGCCCGCCCCAAACACTTTTGGTGCGACATCGCTCAACGCCCTGTCCGCACCTGTTCCCATCGACGGCAACACGCGCCTACCGACTCCTCCTCCAGTTGATGGCCTCTGGGTCCCCCGCGAGGACCAAGACCGCCTCGAGTACCGTTTGTCACACAACAAAACCATCCGCACCTACCCTGTTTGGCTCTCCGATGAATCTGAGGCCACTTCTGAGGGTATCCTTCTCAAGGACCAGGCCCGCTGGCGACGATATGCTGAGCACGATCTCTACACCCTCCTCCACTACAAGCAACATGAGCCGACCGACGGCCGACGCGAACGTGTTCAATGGGCCGATTACTATAGGATGAACCAGAAATTCGCCAACAAGATCATCGAGATCTACAAACCTGGCGACATCGTCATCATTCATGACTACTTCCTCATGTTGCTTCCCAGCATGCTGCGACAGAGAGTCCCTAACATGTACATCTCGTTCTTCCTGCATTCGCCCTTCCCCAGTAGCGAGTTCCTCCGCTGTCTGCCTCGACGAAAGGAGGTTCTTGAGGGTGTTTTGGGCTCAAACCTCATTGGCTTCCAGTCATACAGTTACTCTCGCCATTTTCTGAGCTGCTGCACACGAATCCTTGGATTTCCCTCCGATACTCTCGGAATTGATGCTTATGGAACTCGTGTCCAAGTCGGCGTCTTCCCCATTGGCATTGACGCTGCCAAGGTTGAAAGCCACGCATGGACCGATGCTGTGACCGCCAAGTATAACGCACTGCGCGAGCTTTACCGCGGAAAGAAGATCATTGTCGGACGTGACCGTCTGGACAGTGTCAGAGGTGTTGCCCAGAAGCTGCAGGCTTTCGAGCGCTTCCTTGAGATGTACCCTGAGTGGCGTGAGAAGGTTGTTCTCATCCAGGTCACCTCGCCCACTAGCGTCGAGGCGGAGAaagaggatcttgaggacgACACAAAGGTTGCGACCCGTGTCAATGAGCTTGTTATGCGCATCAACGGCATGTACGGAAGTCTGGGCTTTTCTCCCGTCCAGCACTACCCACAGTATCTCAGCCAGAACGAGTACTTTGCTCTTCTGCGTGCCGGTGACATTGGGCTCATCACCTCTGTGCGTGACGGCATGAACACCACAAGTCTGGAGTATATTATATGCCAAAAGGAGGGCAATGCTCCTCTCATTCTCTCGGAGTTCAGCGGTACCGCTGGCAGTCTCAGCGATGCCATCCACATCAATCCCTGGGACCTCAGCGGCgttgctgagaagatcaaTGCCGCTCTCACCATGTCCGAAGACAAGCGACAGGAAATGCAGTCTCGTCTCTACCGACACGTTACTGAGCACAATGTGCAGTCCTGGATTACTAAATTCATCCGCAAGGTGTACAATGTTCTTGGCGACAGCAGTTCTGCCAACTCCACTCCTCTGCTTGACcgagctcttcttcttactCAATACCGCTCAGCTAACAAACGTCTGTTCATGTTCGACTACGACGGTACCCTCACGCCCATCGTGCGCGAGCCTAGTGCTGCAGTGCCCTCGGAGCGTCTTATTCACACCCTTGACCTGTTGGCTTCAGACCCCAAGAATGCTGTGTGGATCATTTCGGGACGAGATCAGGAGTTCTTGAAGCAGCACCTTGGCAACAACAGACGTCTTGGATTCTCAGCCGAGCACGGCAGCTTTATGAAACACCCCGGCTCAGATGAGTGGGAGAATCTTGCAGAGAAGTTCGATATGGGATGGCAGGCTGAGGTGATGGAGGTCTTCCAGAAATACACCGACAGGGTTCAAG GTTCTTTCATCGAGAGAAAGCGATGTGCTTTGACCTGGCATTATAGATTGGCCGACCCCGAGCAAGGCATTCACATGTCACGAGAGTGCCATAAGGAGCTCGAATCGACAGTTGGCGCGAAATGGGATGTCGAGGTGATGCCTGGCAAGGCCAACATCGAAGTCCGCCCCACGTTTATCAACAAGGGCGAGATCGCCAAGCGCCTCATTACCATGTACCACACACCTGGCGCCGAATCTGAGGATAAGTCTGGGCACCTCGAGTTCGCGCTGTGCATGGGTGACGACTTCACGGATGAGGACATGTTCCGAAGCCTTAATGCCGCTTCAGGCCCTGTGCTGGATGCCAACCACGTCTTTACAGTCACCGTCGGAGCGAGCACAAAGGTCACATTGGCCAAGTCGCATCTCCTGGAACCAGAGGATGTGATCGAGTGCGTGGCTCTCCTCGCTGGTGTCCAGGATGTAGGAGAACGTCTCGGTGAGGTGAATCTGGGGGCGCTGAGTGCTGTCGAGGGACATATTCCCAATGATGAGCGGTAA
- a CDS encoding uncharacterized protein (of unknown function-domain containing protein) — protein sequence MNGLIEAFAHISARAVNEWPEGDKGNSSDTILGGVHFNLTTLKHFNYTFYSNNTISNNSKCYLTFAPYTPAYVFPNGTWTNATKCYSAIENIKTRGFVGIGFAVAFGIALVLNLTVLAKHGKLYVPRDSRFYPIGRRWQWYWALFSAAVALISLFVGVDIDRYYLQELPITVNVFFWYLLCMGTVAMTWEAVRHWGSWQERQYVDPNPFILRDDDRRSKVEFWLPLWFYLWLWLNFFMVVPRSWKFTQLQHSEEQTLAKAVPGATNTRFKVGAFCLVVAWLTIVFSLHHSIKHYKPRHRGIVNRAVGFLRYIPFRFWLIIPLSAATIAYQAFISWEFDYSIVKYNGNIPVIYCWGFLPTLLILYIQYLYGFFSPNEDKDLIRKRRERGEMINRELGIVNKPAWWHRVRGDHLLSFKDKLTRNVHEIGGGRATGRRIEGDAERDLREEALAAARDDDIEMGHMHRPLDASNNPRSDRAGTASISSNASRTFVQPYTGKNERRRHERNMEAVAGILFPNNLAEDRARREAQLGLDGPPPPPYMDGQGRGRSSGRPGSTGRSNSTETNNSINAPPQQIRSMLDI from the coding sequence ATGAACGGCTTGATCGAGGCCTTTGCCCATATCTCGGCTCGTGCCGTAAATGAATGGCCAGAGGGTGATAAGGGTAACAGCAGCGACACCATTCTCGGCGGCGTCCACTTCAACCTCACCACCCTCAAACACTTCAACTACACATTCTacagcaacaacaccatctccaacaactCCAAATGCTACCTGACCTTTGCGCCCTATACTCCGGCTTACGTCTTCCCGAACGGTACATGGACCAATGCCACTAAGTGCTATTCCGCGATCGAGAATATCAAGACTCGTGGTTTTGTCGGAATTGGTTTCGCTGTTGCTTTTGGAATTGCTCTTGTTCTCAACCTTACTGTCCTGGCCAAGCATGGAAAACTCTACGTGCCACGCGATTCGCGCTTCTATCCCATCGGTCGTCGCTGGCAGTGGTACTGGGCCTTGTTCAGTGCGGCGGTGGCTCTCATCAGTCTCTTTGTCGGCGTTGATATCGACCGGTACTATCTCCAGGAATTGCCCATCACTGTCAATGTCTTCTTTTGGTACCTCCTCTGCATGGGCACTGTCGCTATGACTTGGGAAGCTGTTCGTCATTGGGGCTCCTGGCAAGAAAGGCAATATGTCGATCCTAATCCGTTTATCTTGCGCGACGATGATCGTCGTTCCAAGGTTGAGTTTTGGTTGCCGTTGTGGTTTTACCTCTGGCTGTGGCTGAACTTTTTCATGGTTGTTCCCCGTAGCTGGAAATTCACCCAACTACAGCATTCGGAGGAGCAGACATTGGCCAAGGCGGTCCCTGGAGCAACTAATACTCGATTCAAGGTCGGCGCCTTCTGTCTCGTGGTAGCCTGGCTCACTATCGTCTTTTCCCTCCATCACTCAATCAAGCATTATAAGCCCCGACACCGCGGCATCGTCAACCGCGCTGTTGGCTTCCTTCGATACATCCCTTTCCGCTTCTGGCTTATCATCCCTCTGTCAGCGGCTACCATCGCGTATCAGGCCTTTATCTCATGGGAGTTTGACTACTCCATCGTCAAGTACAACGGAAACATCCCTGTTATTTACTGTTGGGGCTTCCTGCCAACTCTGCTCATCCTTTACATTCAGTATCTCTACGGTTTCTTCAGCCCTAATGAGGACAAGGATCTGATCCGCAAGAGACGAGAGCGTGGTGAGATGATCAACCGAGAACttggcatcgtcaacaaGCCTGCCTGGTGGCACCGTGTCAGGGGTGACcatctcctcagcttcaaggACAAGCTTACTCGCAATGTTCATGAGATCGGAGGTGGTAGGGCCACTGGTCGACGTATTGAAGGAGATGCGGAGCGAGACCTACGTGAGGAGGCTTTGGCTGCTGCCagagatgatgatatcgagatGGGCCACATGCATCGCCCCCTGGACGCTTCCAATAACCCACGCTCTGATCGGGCTGGCACTGCTTCCATTAGCTCCAATGCCTCGCGAACGTTTGTCCAGCCATACACTGGTAAGAATGAGCGTCGCCGTCATGAGCGCAATATGGAAGCCGTCGCCGGCATTCTCTTCCCTAACAACCTCGCCGAGGACCGAGCTCGCCGTGAAGCGCAACTTGGACTCGACGGccctcctccccctccttATATGGACGGACAGGGCCGGGGTCGATCCTCCGGACGTCCCGGATCTACCGGTCGCAGCAATAGCACCGAGACGAACAACTCCATTAATGCTCCTCCCCAGCAAATCAGGAGTATGTTGGATATTTAA
- a CDS encoding Golgi transport complex subunit COG5 — protein MAEDIIADEEPSYIDYETFLDPDFSPASFANTLVVSTNNPNDTPLDLSTPLSRVLFDAQEIDSHIDVLTTRSAVPLLNYTQEQTQASKKIVGELDGQIQSLNDSYRQLEKEVIDKHAEADEVRLVALRLWETLKLGRSVGRCLQLGRQLEVQHSELDSGTGKEDHRALVRCAYTILSLREVLDRKAPGEEGFGLNRVDAVKSLQDTVITPIDRSVRERAERTIREFSVQPTSTFAQVEEIKARTASALTALYLLSPTTGFKPDKWVPRLLLQSLETYIRSALQASITALSRSLGQLPTLDKALADVIAKCQNVVSLEAVLETIKPPAHPLLPTSSQPTQSSLLQFLLAHLETGSLASFFWRTMASSLATRVQDIMNRGGVVARTLRTNKNTVGDAIRQAVVKGSQLHSALTGSKARTKTEVNWDREVAVMVGSVVNNLR, from the coding sequence ATGGCAGAAGACATCATAGCCGACGAAGAACCGTCGTACATCGACTACGAGACCTTCCTCGACCCTGATTTCTCCCCCGCTTCCTTTGCGAATACGCTCGTTGTTTCGACCAATAACCCTAACGATACACCCCTCGACCTCTCTACGCCCCTATCTCGTGTTCTCTTCGATGCTCAAGAGATTGACTCGCATATAGATGTCTTGACGACCCGCTCGGCCGTCCCATTGCTCAATTATACTCAGGAACAGACACAAGCATCCAAAAAAATTGTCGGTGAATTGGATGGCCAGATCCAGAGCTTGAACGACAGCTACCGCcagcttgagaaggaggtCATTGATAAACATGCTGAAGCAGATGAGGTCCGACTCGTCGCTCTGCGGCTATGGGAGACTCTGAAGCTTGGTCGCTCGGTTGGACGATGCTTACAGCTTGGTCGACAGCTTGAGGTTCAGCATTCGGAGCTTGACAGCGGAACCGGCAAGGAGGACCATCGGGCATTGGTACGCTGTGCTTACACAATTCTGTCACTACGAGAAGTTCTTGATCGTAAAGCTCCCGGTGAAGAAGGCTTTGGACTCAACCGTGTGGACGCCGTCAAGAGTCTGCAGGATACAGTCATAACTCCCATCGATCGATCAGTCCGCGAGCGGGCGGAGCGCACCATTCGCGAATTCTCCGTGCAGCCAACATCGACCTTTGCACAAGTTGAAGAGATCAAGGCGCGGACAGCATCTGCTTTGACCGCACTCTACCTGCTATCACCAACCACCGGTTTCAAGCCCGACAAATGGGTcccaaggctgctgcttCAGTCTTTGGAAACCTATATACGATCGGCACTACAAGCAAGCATTACGGCATTATCTCGTTCTCTGGGCCAACTACCAACACTGGATAAGGCCTTGGCTGATGTTATCGCCAAGTGTCAAAACGTAGTTTCTCTTGAGGCTGTCCTCGAGACTATAAAGCCACCAGCCCACCCTCTTCTCCCCACCTCCAGCCAACCGACCCAATCGAGCTTACTCCAGTTCCTTCTCGCACATCTTGAGACTGGAAGCCTAGCCTCATTCTTCTGGAGGACCATGGCTAGCAGTCTCGCTACGCGTGTGCAGGATATCATGAATCGTGGAGGTGTCGTAGCTAGAACCCTACGAACGAATAAGAACACGGTTGGAGACGCAATCCGCCAGGCCGTTGTCAAGGGATCTCAGTTACACAGCGCATTGACGGGATCAAAGGCTAGAACGAAGACGGAAGTGAATTGGGACCGAGAGGTCGCTGTGATGGTGGGAAGTGTAGTGAACAATCTTCGATAA
- a CDS encoding Endonuclease/exonuclease/phosphatase has translation MKFTSLVLSAALAATAPLSRSTDVRLVTYNIRLAPNKPQWGEELWPVRRPRLTAQINYETSGRPESIVCMQEALYPQIQDIQQDLGSEWDYYGIGRRGGQSDEFSPIFYRPSVWNIEDKKTYWLSDTPEKVGSRGWDAAFPRIVTVARFQHAATGNRMVYMCTHFDHKGKKARANSAKLITDIAETWSILDGETIPVFIGGDLNSSPSGAAYKHLAKTMNDVKSLVPQSKRYGHSSYTYTGFTTVPWDDMYLDHIFVHDPTGIEFKAFAVVNSRYEDGVFISDHRPVVVDVRLNQVSRKQRRTGEKKDEF, from the coding sequence ATGAAGTTTACATCTCTTGTGCTCTCCGCTGCACTCGCGGCTACAGCGCCTCTATCTCGAAGCACTGATGTTCGACTTGTCACTTACAACATTCGCCTCGCACCAAACAAGCCCCAATGGGGTGAGGAATTATGGCCCGTTCGTCGTCCACGCTTAACAGCCCAAATCAACTACGAGACTTCTGGAAGACCTGAATCCATTGTGTGCATGCAAGAAGCATTGTATCCGCAAATCCAAGACATCCAACAAGATCTGGGAAGCGAGTGGGACTACTATGGTATCGGCCGCAGAGGCGGCCAAAGTGATGAATTCTCCCCAATCTTCTACCGTCCTTCTGTCTGGAATATTGAGGACAAGAAAACATACTGGCTGAGCGACACGCCTGAGAAAGTTGGTTCCAGGGGATGGGACGCCGCATTTCCAAGGATTGTCACCGTCGCGCGCTTTCAACATGCCGCTACGGGCAATCGCATGGTCTACATGTGTACACATTTCGACCACAAGGGGAAGAAAGCTCGTGCTAATTCGGCAAAACTAATCACTGATATTGCTGAGACCTGGTCTATACTCGACGGTGAGACTATACCTGTCTTTATCGGTGGCGACCTCAACTCCTCCCCCAGCGGTGCGGCTTACAAGCATCTCGCCAAAACCATGAACGACGTGAAGAGCCTTGTCCCTCAGAGTAAGCGCTATGGACATTCGTCGTATACTTACACTGGATTTACTACAGTCCCATGGGACGACATGTACCTCGATCACATTTTCGTGCACGACCCGACCGGTATCGAATTCAAGGCCTTTGCGGTGGTTAACTCGCGATATGAAGATGGGGTCTTTATTTCGGACCATCGGCCGGTGGTGGTGGACGTACGACTAAACCAGGTCAGTCGCAAGCAACGAAGGACAGGGGAGAAAAAGGACGAATTCTAG
- a CDS encoding Mss4-like protein produces MNPKIECQCGAVQITASRPQPLSVYCCHCTECQKQSASAFGTSAIFPADDMWPLSEDVLSKLGVWKRPTDEGNTLECYFCKTCGVRVLHRSVLPDGQGKPYLSVKGGCVEGLSWENAEHIYTRSARVPVPEGSYQTVPGAQD; encoded by the coding sequence ATGAATCCCAAGATCGAATGCCAGTGCGGCGCAGTCCAAATCACAGCCTCACGACCCCAACCCCTCAGTGTTTACTGCTGCCATTGTACTGAATGTCAGAAACAATCTGCTTCTGCCTTTGGTACATCAGCCATCTTCCCAGCTGACGACATGTGGCCTCTCTCTGAAGATGTCCTGTCCAAGCTGGGAGTCTGGAAGCGACCTACAGACGAGGGAAATACCCTGGAGTGCTACTTTTGCAAGACGTGCGGCGTGAGGGTCTTACATCGTAGCGTCTTGCCGGACGGCCAAGGCAAGCCATATCTGTCGGTGAAAGGGGGTTGTGTCGAGGGGTTGAGTTGGGAGAATGCGGAGCATATTTACACTCGGAGCGCTCGTGTTCCTGTGCCTGAAGGAAGTTATCAAACGGTGCCTGGAGCACAGGATTAA
- a CDS encoding uncharacterized protein (expressed protein) encodes MEGLLGSRMTEAPNLACLPAECFPREKSSHLAWRSRCRTLPTAGEQEGTLAAELRLAQEPMW; translated from the coding sequence ATGGAAGGCCTGCTGGGATCCAGAATGACTGAGGCACCAAACCTTGCATGCCTGCCTGCTGAGTGCTTCCCTCGCGAGAAATCGTCCCATCTTGCGTGGCGTTCCAGGTGCAGGACACTGCCAACAGCTGGGGAACAGGAAGGAACACTGGCTGCTGAACTTCGACTCGCTCAAGAGCCCATGTGGTGA
- a CDS encoding uncharacterized protein (expressed protein) — MRIAASLGVLVATSLLGHTAAQETDYGNPNGSPVGSSPGGSSNIIPGNTDGSGNPSYPSNAAGNVPGSLPSSAGPGSTDGGSDGLPPNGLSGVPGGVPGNLPGSSSLNIPGAGSVIVPGGFPTNAPQNIPGSPGSPNAGVSDLPTCSLRSTKTVVVTVYPTDTQDGQDFPWPDDSDSDGSEFLSALPTKPADFTSLMPASSVPPFTTLTLDIWGPDGSPSSSGTGSDDGTGSGDSSNPEDGNSVGGANDPSDDSDSSNSGSNSGSDS, encoded by the exons ATGCGCATCGCCGCGTCTCTCGGGGTCCTTGTGGCCACCAGTCTCTTGGGTCATACTGCCGCTCAGGAAACTGACTACGG AAACCCCAACGGGAGCCCAGTTGGTAGCTCACCTGGTGGTTCTAGCAACATCATTCCTGGCAACACCGACGGGTCTGGTAACCCTTCCTACCCAAGCAACGCTGCTGGAAATGTTCCTGGCTCCTTGCCCAGCAGCGCCGGCCCCGGCTCTACCGACGGTGGTTCTGACGGTCTCCCCCCTAATGGACTTAGTGGTGTCCCTGGTGGTGTTCCGGGAAACCTTCCTGGTAGCTCTTCTCTCAATATCCCTGGTGCTGGTTCGGTTATCGTTCCTGGCGGCTTTCCTACCAATGCACCTCAGAACATCCCTGGCTCACCCGGTTCTCCCAACGCTGGTGTCTCTGACCTCCCCACCTGTTCTCTCCGCTCCACAAAGACTGTTGTTGTCACTGTCTACCCAACAGACACTCAGGACGGACAAGATTTCCCCTGGCCTGACGATTCGGATTCTGATGGCTCAGAATTCCTATCAGCTCTCCCTACCAAGCCTGCAGATTTCACTTCTCTGATGCCTGCATCTTCTGTTCCTCCTTTCACCACGCTGACCCTCGACATTTGGGGTCCCGATGGTAGCCCTTCAAGCTCTGGTACAGGGTCAGACGATGGTACAGGATCTGGTGATAGTAGCAACCCCGAAGATGGTAACAGCGTCGGTGGTGCCAACGATCCTAGTGATGATTCCGACAGCTCAAACTCCGGCTCCAACTCTGGGTCTGACTCG
- a CDS encoding uncharacterized protein (expressed protein), with protein MSWSNSTASDSSVTSPTATETSSKASSPSICATGRSIGNTTIDFDNSKPGPLFNPVENIWFSGGFLIAPPSSRQSQPYIPTSGGQLVEFVPPALSNTTSTISGDVAQIGVGPHAASPCFRFDLFGASLGCDASGDEKWCEFEISAYRWNETSSTEESIAWSETKQVPACPTFSEGGYELTRVDLVGYTDLSSVLITVRVSQNLRVWWGDDFRVGWTDNSCIAASCRTNVPSQFVKRETVLSALRQGVYQWTPHELKRLEDSLV; from the exons ATGTCTTGGTCTAACTCTACTGCCTCTGACTCCAGTGTGACTTCTCCTACGGCCACAGAAACGTCTTCCAAGGCCAGTTCTCCTTCCATCTGTGCAACAGGAAGAAGCATTGGAAATACCACCATTGAT TTCGATAACTCCAAGCCCGGGCCTCTCTTCAACCCCGTTGAGAACATCTGGTTTTCAGGAGGTTTCCTTATCGCACCCCCTTCCTCTAGGCAATCTCAACCATACATCCCTACTTCTGGTGGTCAGCTGGTGGAGTTTGTTCCCCCAGCACTCTCCAACACAACATCTACGATCTCGGGAGACGTCGCCCAGATTGGCGTAGGCCCCCACGCCGCCAGTCCTTGCTTCCGATTCGACCTCTTTGGAGCCAGCCTTGGATGTGATGCAAGTGGAGACGAGAAGTGGTGCGAGTTTGAGATCTCAGCCTACCGCTGGAATGAAACTTCGTCTACCGAAGAGTCCATCGCTTGGTCGGAAACCAAGCAAGTACCGGCTTGTCCAACATTTTCCGAGGGCGGCTACGAGCTGACCCGCGTTGACCTGGTTGGCTATACAGACCTCTCCTCGGTTCTGATCACCGTGCGTGTTTCTCAAAATCTCCGTGTCTGGTGGGGTGATGACTTCCGTGTCGGCTGGACTGACAACAGCTGTATCGCTGCCTCTTGCCGTACCAACGTCCCATCTCAGTTTGTCAAGCGAGAGACTGTTCTCTCTGCCCTTCGACAAGGTGTCTACCAGTGGACACCTCATGAGCTCAAGCGTCTAGAAGACAGTCTGGTTTAG